A region from the Tahibacter amnicola genome encodes:
- a CDS encoding two-component regulator propeller domain-containing protein: MIPRARACDGVNGGVAIAGRWVLYGLLLLLCAQSARAVDPYSVRFQNYAIEDGLSHNRVRSLAQDRDGYLWVATRDGLNRFDGRDFRVYKHDPSDPHSLPDNVVMVVATSPEGILWLGTASGGLAYYDAEHDRFIRYRADTTTRLANNYVRSLHFDRQGTLWVGCFGAGVQRFDRLRGVATDAPFGRPTGMRGVHRMVDLPDGGMLFVAGDAIWRWDGRSDQLASFLPVVRGEVQRSTEWAILDANDEVWVVFIEGDLLRLNLDGKVLARYHTGPRGDIKSGEVMGIVETRSGDLWLGTTGGVAWFDRAANRFVDVFHDRADPASPPMEGYVMFEDRDGLIWLGSTSHGLGMHDPTSESVTIFRHHAMDKASLPTDEVRAILPEPDGTFWLGLAGTGGLVHFRPGEGVLARFRHDPADPGSLASDAVSALARGRDGTLWVGFDASGFDRLDPGSRTFHHYRSIAEDPASLPGNLVNGFYVDADDTLWVALDGGGLVSLCKGCTAFKRYYSAEGDPFEIAESTAIDIAQTPDGAIWVGLFGGGVARLDPATGQLERYVAKLHSDEGPANDLVRSLYVDASGTLWLGSPAGLDRVERDPRKGRVSFIHQRHPTWSARGNITCLVADASGVLWAGTSTGLIRFDRAVGIPEIVGRMANRDRASYSNNACAAVGNTMYFGTAAGLIRFDPGVLQPLRSIGPVVVNELLLFNTPIRPSPDDDQAPLQQTLPYTERVNLNYQQSVFGFGFAALDFREPSRVYFRYRLDGLHDSWVPVLPNQRSVTFTGVPYGSYRFRVQAWREGSEPRETGVDVRLVPPPWRSLWAYGLYALMAVATLVAVLWRYHRRLAYERYVAATIRQSEEALRRLNDELESRVAARTSALSQTNVELTLTLAQLREAQQQLVEAEKMASLGGLVAGIAHEINTPLGVCLTAATHLEEQSRQLASRMQTGELRRSELDQYQRMAIESVELILRNLQRADRLVRSFKQTAVDQSTDEWRELDLEQSVRDTLSMIGPVLRVTPHRVTVECPSPVKVFTSGGAVYQIVSNLVLNAIQHAFVPDRPGEIRITIGVQGDLAGLTIADNGRGMDVEERTRAFDPFFTTRRGQGGSGLGLHIVYNLVTQILRGRILCESAPGRGTRFEIQWSPAVGQARQSGVVGS; this comes from the coding sequence ATGATCCCCCGCGCGCGGGCATGCGATGGCGTGAACGGCGGCGTCGCGATCGCCGGGCGGTGGGTGTTGTACGGTTTGCTCTTGCTGCTGTGCGCGCAGAGTGCGCGTGCGGTTGACCCGTATTCCGTCCGGTTCCAGAACTATGCGATCGAGGACGGCCTTTCGCACAATCGCGTGCGATCGCTCGCGCAGGATCGCGACGGCTACCTGTGGGTCGCCACGCGTGACGGGCTCAATCGATTCGACGGCCGCGACTTCCGCGTCTACAAGCACGATCCCTCCGATCCCCACAGCTTGCCCGACAACGTCGTGATGGTGGTGGCCACCTCACCCGAAGGCATCCTGTGGCTGGGAACCGCCAGTGGCGGCCTTGCCTACTACGACGCCGAGCATGACCGGTTTATCAGGTACCGGGCTGATACGACGACGCGCCTTGCGAACAACTACGTGCGCTCGCTGCATTTCGACCGGCAGGGCACGCTGTGGGTTGGCTGCTTCGGTGCGGGCGTGCAGCGCTTTGACCGGTTGCGCGGTGTGGCGACGGATGCGCCGTTCGGAAGGCCTACGGGCATGCGCGGCGTCCATCGCATGGTCGATCTTCCCGACGGAGGCATGCTGTTTGTCGCCGGTGACGCCATCTGGCGCTGGGACGGCCGATCGGATCAGCTGGCCTCCTTCCTGCCTGTCGTACGCGGCGAAGTGCAGCGTAGCACCGAGTGGGCCATCCTGGATGCCAATGACGAAGTATGGGTCGTCTTCATCGAGGGTGACCTGCTGCGCCTGAATCTCGACGGCAAGGTTCTGGCGCGCTATCACACCGGACCTCGCGGCGATATCAAGAGCGGCGAAGTCATGGGCATCGTGGAGACGCGATCGGGCGACCTGTGGCTGGGCACTACCGGGGGCGTAGCATGGTTCGACCGCGCTGCGAACCGGTTCGTCGACGTTTTCCATGACCGCGCCGACCCGGCCAGCCCGCCAATGGAAGGCTATGTCATGTTCGAGGACCGCGATGGCCTGATCTGGCTGGGGAGCACCAGCCACGGACTGGGCATGCACGATCCCACCAGCGAGTCCGTCACGATCTTCCGCCACCACGCGATGGACAAGGCCAGTCTGCCGACGGATGAAGTACGGGCGATACTGCCCGAACCCGATGGTACGTTCTGGCTCGGCCTGGCGGGGACGGGCGGACTGGTGCATTTTCGTCCCGGGGAAGGGGTGCTGGCGCGCTTCAGGCACGATCCGGCCGACCCGGGGAGTCTGGCCAGTGACGCCGTGTCTGCGCTCGCGCGCGGCAGGGACGGTACCTTGTGGGTGGGGTTTGATGCCAGCGGCTTTGACCGGCTCGACCCGGGTTCCCGCACCTTTCATCACTACCGCAGCATCGCCGAGGATCCCGCATCATTGCCGGGCAATCTCGTCAATGGATTCTACGTCGACGCCGACGATACGCTTTGGGTAGCGCTTGACGGCGGTGGGCTGGTCAGCCTGTGCAAGGGGTGCACGGCGTTCAAACGGTACTACAGTGCCGAGGGCGATCCCTTCGAGATTGCCGAGTCCACGGCGATCGATATCGCCCAGACGCCGGACGGTGCGATCTGGGTCGGGCTCTTCGGCGGCGGCGTGGCGCGCCTGGATCCGGCGACCGGCCAGCTGGAGCGCTACGTTGCCAAGCTCCATTCGGACGAAGGGCCGGCCAATGACCTCGTTCGCAGCCTGTATGTCGATGCATCGGGCACGTTGTGGCTGGGCTCGCCGGCGGGGTTGGACCGGGTCGAGCGCGATCCGCGCAAGGGGCGTGTGAGCTTCATTCATCAGCGTCATCCGACCTGGTCGGCGCGCGGCAATATTACGTGCCTCGTGGCGGATGCGTCCGGCGTGCTCTGGGCGGGGACCTCCACGGGCTTGATCCGCTTTGACCGCGCCGTTGGCATCCCGGAGATCGTCGGCCGGATGGCCAACCGCGATCGCGCGAGTTACTCCAACAACGCCTGCGCGGCCGTTGGCAACACCATGTACTTCGGGACCGCGGCGGGGCTGATCCGCTTCGATCCAGGGGTGCTGCAGCCGCTGCGGTCGATCGGGCCGGTCGTCGTCAACGAGCTGCTCCTGTTCAACACGCCCATCCGGCCCAGCCCCGATGACGACCAGGCGCCACTGCAGCAGACGCTACCCTATACGGAGCGCGTGAATCTCAACTACCAGCAGAGCGTGTTCGGGTTCGGCTTTGCAGCACTGGACTTCCGCGAGCCCAGCCGCGTGTATTTCCGCTATCGCCTCGACGGCCTGCACGACAGCTGGGTACCGGTGCTGCCCAACCAGCGCAGCGTGACGTTTACCGGCGTTCCCTACGGCTCCTATCGCTTCCGGGTGCAAGCGTGGCGGGAAGGCAGTGAGCCGCGCGAAACCGGCGTGGACGTGCGCCTGGTGCCGCCGCCCTGGCGTTCGCTCTGGGCCTACGGGTTGTACGCATTGATGGCTGTCGCCACGCTGGTTGCCGTTCTGTGGCGCTACCACCGGCGGCTGGCCTATGAGCGCTACGTCGCCGCAACGATCCGGCAGAGCGAAGAAGCGCTGCGCCGCCTCAACGACGAGCTGGAGTCCCGCGTGGCCGCGCGCACCTCGGCGCTGAGCCAGACCAATGTCGAACTCACCCTGACGCTTGCGCAGCTGCGCGAGGCGCAGCAGCAGCTGGTCGAAGCGGAAAAAATGGCGTCGCTGGGTGGCCTTGTCGCGGGCATCGCACACGAGATCAACACGCCGCTGGGCGTCTGCCTGACCGCGGCGACGCATCTGGAAGAACAGTCGCGCCAGCTGGCTTCGCGCATGCAGACCGGCGAGCTGCGGCGTTCGGAGCTGGACCAGTACCAGCGCATGGCCATCGAATCTGTGGAGCTGATACTGCGCAACCTGCAGCGCGCCGACCGCCTGGTACGCAGCTTCAAACAGACTGCGGTGGATCAATCCACCGATGAATGGCGCGAGCTGGACCTGGAGCAATCCGTGCGCGATACGTTGTCGATGATCGGTCCGGTGCTACGCGTCACGCCGCACCGCGTCACGGTGGAGTGCCCCAGTCCGGTGAAGGTGTTCACATCCGGCGGCGCGGTCTACCAGATTGTGAGCAACCTGGTGTTGAATGCGATCCAGCATGCGTTCGTCCCCGACCGGCCGGGCGAGATCAGGATCACGATCGGCGTACAGGGCGATCTGGCCGGACTCACGATCGCCGACAACGGCCGTGGCATGGATGTCGAGGAACGCACGCGCGCCTTCGATCCTTTCTTCACGACCCGTCGCGGGCAGGGAGGGAGTGGCCTTGGGCTGCACATTGTGTACAACCTGGTGACGCAGATTCTGCGTGGACGGATCCTGTGCGAATCGGCGCCCGGCAGGGGCACACGTTTCGAAATCCAGTGGTCACCGGCAGTGGGCCAGGCGCGGCAGTCGGGTGTGGTTGGCTCGTAG
- a CDS encoding two-component regulator propeller domain-containing protein, which yields MVARRRYPGRCCGLAAAAWLVVAGWNGIACRVASAQTQASAVPAADPAIGLDRVRFETIGMANGLSQSTVNAVAQDRDGFLWVATQDGLNRFDGYRFRTYRYDRTDRYSLGGDYVEDLRYDRHGRLWVATSTGGVSRYDPVLDRFDNFALQGPDQAAGTLPVYALHEGIDGTIWAGVNNVGLFRYDESAQAFRLSGCHGHPRLQHPRFVANLGTGNGLLVGGRVGIVRCGEDGKVYPWGAPFTDHFQISRLAVGPDGDVWVATINSGLHRFARDGTVRETFHRDAPDEGHRIPDDAVRALWFDRRGVLWIGTDNSGLLRLVPGARIPERYSHDAARLGSLGSNRVASIYEDRHGVIWVGTWATGLSRHDPRTENVANLVGGVAPRGLPAGGVVSSYADPNGTLWFGVLENGGLINFDLTKGVLSRHVHDPARPDSLSDNFVSSVLRTRDGTLWVASWRGGLNRWLGGDRFERFLHDPDDPHSLASNQIRKLVETADGTLWIGTRGGSLDALCAGCRQFRHYRSDPADPTSLGANEVSTMLESRLGEFWLVLRSAGVARLDRSTGRFEHFRASADRDDTISSDAALSLLEDRRGDIWVGTDKGLNRVIRGKDGAITFAVAADSQRLQDDNVDAIEEDVNGRLWLAVGTGLSRFDPQSGEVLNFGSREGMFPTGYYIGGTTRTAYGIMVFGGAAGANVFDPTRLEAAPAPQPLLTDVLIYNRSMAPAWRQPDSPLTQTVWTGGQLTLNHRQGMLTVAFSAPEANDPSRVRYSFRLDPLDSNWIETAVAAHNATYTHLVPGNYVLRVRARNQGADWGPKEAQVKIAVSPPPWLSWPAKTLYALTMASLGALVGWQVRGQQRRKALVQEAIRQSEARLKLVLWGSGGELWDVDLLRGGVRRENPLPRLPPEHIAGHFTLRDFRCLVHPDDRAVVRALLSRHLRGHSENFEASFRLRDRYGDWCWLMAHARVAARDVDGRALRLAGTLHDISPLKAAEAALLEMNEALEARVEHRTAELRDALRNLTTAQRQLVEAEKYASLGGLVAGIAHEINTPVGVSVTAASHLQEELRVLFGRTGQGPVQTGMLTRFRETANASCDIILRNLQRADELVKSFKRVAVDQTTEARRTVDLATTLHEVLIMLGPTLKKTPHKVDLECPSGLVCDTAPGALYQIISNLVMNSLTHGFVPDTPGQVRIVVTREGEHIVLDYADNGVGMSDNVRARVFEPFFTTRRGEGGSGLGMHIVHNLVTQLLQGDIVCHSPLGQGVRFRIRFRARERQAG from the coding sequence ATGGTGGCTAGACGGCGCTACCCCGGGCGTTGCTGCGGATTGGCTGCGGCCGCGTGGCTGGTCGTAGCGGGCTGGAATGGCATTGCCTGCCGCGTGGCATCCGCGCAGACGCAGGCTTCCGCGGTACCGGCGGCCGATCCGGCGATTGGTCTTGATCGCGTGCGGTTTGAAACCATCGGCATGGCCAATGGCTTGTCCCAGTCCACCGTCAATGCCGTGGCGCAGGATCGCGATGGCTTCCTGTGGGTCGCCACGCAGGACGGGCTGAATCGTTTTGACGGCTATCGCTTCCGCACCTATCGCTACGACCGGACGGACCGTTACTCGCTGGGGGGCGACTACGTCGAGGACCTGCGATACGACCGGCACGGCCGTCTGTGGGTAGCCACCAGTACGGGAGGTGTCAGCCGCTACGATCCGGTGCTGGACCGGTTCGACAATTTTGCCTTGCAGGGGCCCGACCAGGCCGCGGGAACGCTGCCGGTGTATGCCTTGCACGAAGGTATTGACGGAACGATCTGGGCGGGTGTGAACAATGTGGGCTTGTTCCGCTATGACGAATCGGCGCAGGCGTTCCGCCTGAGCGGCTGCCACGGACATCCGCGCCTGCAGCATCCGCGCTTCGTGGCAAACCTGGGTACCGGAAATGGTCTGCTCGTGGGCGGGCGCGTCGGTATCGTGCGCTGTGGCGAAGACGGAAAGGTCTACCCCTGGGGCGCGCCGTTCACCGATCACTTTCAGATCAGCCGGCTGGCCGTGGGACCCGACGGCGATGTGTGGGTGGCCACGATCAACAGCGGTTTGCACCGGTTTGCGCGCGACGGAACGGTGCGCGAAACCTTCCACCGGGATGCGCCGGACGAAGGTCATCGCATACCCGATGATGCGGTGCGTGCGCTGTGGTTCGACCGGCGCGGCGTGCTGTGGATCGGCACGGACAATTCGGGTTTGCTGCGACTGGTTCCCGGCGCGCGCATTCCCGAACGCTATTCACACGACGCGGCGCGACTGGGATCGCTGGGCTCAAACCGCGTGGCCTCCATCTACGAGGACCGCCATGGCGTGATCTGGGTCGGTACCTGGGCGACGGGGTTGAGCCGCCATGATCCGCGTACGGAGAACGTCGCCAATCTCGTCGGCGGCGTAGCCCCGCGCGGCTTGCCCGCAGGCGGTGTCGTCAGCAGCTATGCCGATCCCAACGGCACGCTTTGGTTCGGCGTGCTGGAAAACGGCGGCCTGATCAACTTCGACCTGACCAAGGGCGTGCTGTCCCGTCACGTGCACGACCCGGCGCGGCCAGACAGTCTGAGCGACAACTTCGTCAGCTCTGTCCTGCGCACGCGGGACGGTACGCTGTGGGTGGCCAGTTGGCGCGGCGGCCTCAACCGCTGGCTCGGTGGCGATCGATTCGAACGCTTCCTGCACGATCCGGACGATCCGCACAGCCTGGCCAGCAACCAGATCCGCAAGCTGGTGGAAACTGCGGACGGCACGCTGTGGATCGGCACGCGCGGCGGCAGCCTGGATGCGCTGTGTGCCGGTTGCCGGCAGTTTCGCCACTACCGTTCGGATCCGGCTGATCCGACCAGCCTCGGCGCCAACGAAGTGAGCACGATGCTGGAAAGCCGTCTTGGCGAATTCTGGCTGGTGCTGCGCAGCGCCGGCGTCGCCCGGCTCGATCGCAGTACCGGTCGTTTCGAGCACTTCCGCGCCAGCGCCGATCGGGATGACACCATCAGCAGCGACGCGGCGTTGTCGCTGCTGGAGGATCGGCGTGGCGATATCTGGGTCGGTACCGACAAGGGATTGAACCGCGTGATACGCGGCAAGGACGGTGCGATCACATTCGCCGTCGCGGCCGATTCGCAACGCCTGCAGGATGACAACGTCGATGCGATCGAAGAGGACGTCAACGGCCGCCTGTGGCTGGCGGTGGGTACGGGTTTGTCGCGATTTGATCCGCAGAGCGGTGAGGTGCTGAATTTCGGCAGCCGGGAAGGCATGTTTCCGACGGGCTACTACATCGGTGGCACCACGCGTACGGCGTACGGCATCATGGTGTTCGGGGGCGCGGCCGGTGCCAACGTGTTCGATCCCACCCGGCTGGAAGCCGCGCCGGCGCCGCAGCCCTTGCTGACCGATGTGCTGATCTACAACCGTTCGATGGCGCCGGCCTGGCGCCAGCCGGATTCGCCCCTGACCCAGACCGTCTGGACGGGTGGCCAGCTGACGCTCAACCATCGCCAGGGCATGCTCACTGTCGCCTTCTCGGCGCCCGAGGCGAACGATCCCTCGCGCGTGCGCTACTCGTTCCGCCTCGATCCGCTCGACAGCAACTGGATTGAAACAGCCGTTGCCGCTCACAACGCCACCTACACGCACCTGGTGCCCGGCAACTACGTGCTCCGGGTCAGGGCGCGCAACCAGGGGGCCGACTGGGGGCCCAAGGAAGCGCAGGTGAAGATCGCCGTCTCACCGCCGCCGTGGCTGTCGTGGCCGGCCAAGACGCTCTACGCGCTGACCATGGCTTCTCTGGGAGCGCTGGTCGGCTGGCAGGTGCGCGGGCAGCAGCGGCGCAAGGCCCTGGTGCAGGAAGCCATCCGGCAGAGCGAAGCGCGGCTCAAGCTGGTGCTGTGGGGCAGTGGCGGCGAGTTGTGGGACGTGGACCTGCTGCGTGGTGGCGTGCGGCGCGAGAATCCCTTGCCACGACTGCCGCCGGAACATATTGCCGGGCACTTCACCTTGCGTGATTTTCGCTGCCTCGTGCATCCGGACGATCGCGCTGTGGTGCGCGCGCTGCTCAGCCGCCATCTGCGCGGGCATAGCGAAAATTTCGAAGCCAGTTTTCGCCTGCGTGACCGTTATGGCGACTGGTGCTGGCTGATGGCGCACGCGCGCGTCGCCGCGCGCGATGTGGACGGTCGTGCGCTGCGGCTTGCCGGCACGCTGCACGACATCTCGCCGCTCAAGGCGGCCGAGGCGGCGCTGCTGGAAATGAACGAAGCGCTGGAAGCGCGCGTCGAACACCGGACAGCGGAGTTGCGCGATGCCTTGCGCAACCTCACCACGGCGCAGCGCCAGCTCGTCGAGGCGGAGAAATACGCCTCGCTGGGTGGTCTGGTGGCCGGTATCGCCCATGAGATCAATACACCGGTCGGTGTCAGCGTGACGGCAGCCTCGCACCTTCAGGAAGAGTTGCGCGTGCTGTTCGGCCGCACCGGGCAGGGGCCGGTCCAGACCGGCATGCTCACGCGTTTTCGCGAAACGGCCAATGCCAGCTGCGACATCATCCTGCGCAATCTGCAGCGTGCCGACGAACTGGTCAAAAGCTTCAAGCGCGTCGCGGTCGACCAGACCACCGAGGCACGTCGCACGGTCGACCTGGCCACCACGCTGCACGAAGTGCTGATCATGCTGGGGCCGACACTCAAGAAGACGCCGCACAAGGTGGATCTGGAGTGCCCGTCCGGGCTGGTGTGCGACACGGCGCCGGGTGCGCTCTACCAGATCATCAGCAACCTGGTGATGAACTCGCTCACCCACGGATTCGTGCCGGACACGCCCGGCCAGGTGCGCATCGTCGTCACCCGCGAAGGCGAGCACATCGTGCTCGACTACGCGGACAACGGGGTCGGCATGAGCGATAACGTCCGGGCGCGCGTCTTCGAGCCCTTCTTCACGACGCGTCGCGGCGAGGGTGGTTCCGGTCTTGGTATGCACATTGTGCACAATCTGGTTACCCAGCTGCTCCAGGGGGACATTGTCTGTCACAGCCCGCTGGGACAGGGGGTGCGCTTCCGTATCCGGTTCCGTGCCCGCGAGAGGCAGGCGGGATGA
- a CDS encoding two-component regulator propeller domain-containing protein, translated as MRAVFALVAICFSGSGDAQDYGVERVRFRHLGVKQGLSQATVLSITQDKDGFVWAGTQDGLNRYDGYGFRVYKHDRSDPYSLPDNNVRRVLADARGRIWAATQNSGIGLYDPTLDRFTRLSADPTVPGSLIARGIGAIAQDPSGTVWVATLHGGLQRFDEATQRFETSRCTGSPLRMIYTIGARRSDLILGTEEGLWRCDPATGAMEQWRFGDVALDGQPQTIQVGPDDSVWIVVAYSGIYGFNARGEPHTRIDRNGDPAVDTSSARGLLLDRDGKLWFGSELHGLSRFDPVTQRLENFRHRPGREYSLSHNRAFSLFQDRDGLIWIGTWGNGLNVLDQRTMAFEHWYPGSGPQALPGTGVSAIYGDADGSYWVGSLQDGGLSHFHPERGVLENYATDPTKPDSLNANFINAIARGPDGSLWVGTSGAGLARQRPGEKKLEVYRHDKSRPGSLVDDIVQTLYFDRTGTLWVSTSSGLDALCPDCTEFRHYAHRDDDPDSLGGLGVSCVLETRSGEFWVGLRRNGLDRLDRATGRAEHFVPVAGEGDSLSSLGITALLEDRQGQIWIGTQGGGLNRMRRDGGKIRFAAITTRDGLAADAIGDLAEDARGRLWMSTTVGISRYDPSTGAIRNIGGTGGAFENGYFIGAGGRDGQGRIFFGGPAGVTLFNPAEVDEIPAPQPVLTDLRLFNAPVKLRWRDPGSPLVQPVWKGGEIALGYRQSMVSIDFGVPTAADPPGVQYAYRLEPHDQDWIETDASRRTATYTALAPGRYRFLVRARNAGGAWGPQQAELSLRTEPPPWLSWPARAGYLTIAAVIALLWWRRRAEIARRREQAQEFLRKSEERLKLALWGSGGELWDVHLPTGVMHRENRLEGVAASHEADHQTLDSYAPFVHPDDLPLFRDALVRHLKGDADAFVVSYRTYDRDHRWVWVLTRGRVVERDAEGRAVRIAGTTHDISALKNAEEALRRLNEELELRVERRTADLRTANVELRNALDRLTLTQRQLLEAEKLASLGSLVAGIAHEINTPLGIGVTAASHLSEEVTRLSREIAGGTLKRSDLDRFHHSALESAELILRNLQRADRLVKSFKQVAVDQSNEDRRIIGLGVCINEILTTLGPTLKKTPHKVVVDCPVEVVCETAPGALYQIFTNLVMNSLLHGFTVDKPGTVRIHVRREADEIAIDYSDDGVGMDETTCARMFDPFFTTRRGQGGSGLGMHIVYNLVTQALGGTIRVTSAPGRGILVAIRFPGARHGG; from the coding sequence ATGAGGGCGGTTTTCGCGCTGGTCGCAATCTGCTTTTCCGGCTCCGGCGACGCACAGGACTACGGCGTCGAGCGGGTGCGTTTTCGTCACCTGGGTGTCAAGCAGGGCCTTTCGCAGGCCACGGTGCTGAGCATTACCCAGGACAAGGACGGCTTCGTCTGGGCCGGCACCCAGGATGGCCTGAACCGGTATGACGGCTATGGCTTCCGCGTCTACAAGCACGATCGCAGTGATCCCTATTCGCTGCCGGACAACAACGTGCGGCGCGTCCTGGCCGATGCACGTGGCCGCATCTGGGCAGCGACGCAGAACTCGGGGATCGGGCTGTACGATCCCACGCTCGATCGCTTCACCCGTTTGAGCGCCGATCCGACGGTGCCTGGCAGCCTGATTGCGCGCGGAATCGGCGCCATCGCGCAGGACCCGTCGGGAACCGTCTGGGTGGCCACGCTCCACGGCGGACTGCAGCGGTTCGACGAGGCGACCCAGCGCTTTGAAACCAGTCGTTGCACGGGCAGCCCGCTGCGCATGATCTACACCATCGGCGCGCGGCGTTCGGATCTCATCCTGGGTACGGAAGAAGGACTGTGGCGGTGCGATCCGGCAACCGGTGCGATGGAGCAGTGGCGTTTTGGCGACGTCGCCCTCGACGGTCAGCCGCAGACGATACAGGTCGGGCCGGACGACTCGGTCTGGATCGTGGTGGCCTATTCGGGCATTTATGGATTCAACGCCCGCGGTGAGCCGCATACACGGATCGATCGCAACGGTGACCCGGCAGTGGATACCAGCAGCGCGCGGGGCCTGTTGCTCGATCGTGACGGCAAACTGTGGTTCGGCAGTGAACTGCACGGCCTGTCGCGCTTCGACCCGGTCACCCAGCGGCTGGAGAATTTCCGCCATCGTCCTGGTCGCGAATATTCCCTCTCACACAACCGCGCGTTTTCGCTGTTCCAGGACCGGGACGGACTGATCTGGATCGGCACCTGGGGTAATGGCCTCAATGTGCTCGACCAGCGCACCATGGCATTCGAGCACTGGTATCCCGGTTCGGGCCCGCAGGCGCTGCCTGGCACGGGTGTTTCCGCCATCTATGGCGATGCCGACGGAAGTTACTGGGTCGGCAGCCTGCAGGACGGTGGTTTGAGTCATTTCCATCCGGAACGCGGGGTGCTCGAGAACTACGCCACCGATCCGACAAAACCCGACAGCCTGAACGCGAATTTCATCAACGCGATTGCGCGCGGCCCGGATGGCTCCCTGTGGGTGGGCACCAGCGGCGCCGGCCTGGCGCGGCAGCGTCCGGGCGAGAAAAAGCTGGAGGTCTATCGGCATGACAAGTCGCGGCCGGGCTCGCTGGTCGATGACATCGTGCAGACGCTGTACTTCGACCGCACAGGCACCCTGTGGGTGTCCACCTCGAGCGGGCTTGATGCGCTGTGCCCGGATTGCACCGAGTTCCGCCACTACGCGCACCGCGACGACGATCCCGACTCGCTGGGCGGATTGGGCGTTTCCTGTGTCCTGGAGACGCGCTCGGGTGAGTTCTGGGTGGGGCTTCGGCGCAACGGACTGGATCGCCTCGACCGGGCCACGGGCCGCGCCGAGCATTTTGTTCCCGTCGCTGGCGAAGGGGATTCGCTGTCGTCGCTGGGTATCACGGCCCTGCTGGAGGATCGTCAGGGTCAAATATGGATAGGTACACAAGGTGGCGGATTGAACCGCATGCGTCGCGACGGCGGGAAGATCCGTTTCGCGGCCATCACCACGCGCGACGGACTTGCCGCTGACGCCATCGGCGACCTCGCCGAAGACGCCCGGGGACGCCTGTGGATGAGCACGACCGTGGGCATCAGCCGCTACGATCCCTCCACGGGTGCGATCCGCAATATCGGCGGTACCGGCGGTGCGTTCGAGAACGGCTATTTCATCGGCGCGGGCGGGCGTGACGGCCAGGGGCGGATCTTCTTTGGCGGCCCGGCCGGCGTGACGCTGTTCAATCCGGCGGAAGTGGATGAAATCCCGGCACCGCAACCGGTGCTGACGGATCTGCGCCTGTTCAACGCGCCAGTCAAGCTGCGCTGGCGTGATCCGGGATCCCCCCTGGTGCAGCCCGTGTGGAAGGGGGGCGAAATTGCGCTGGGTTATCGCCAGTCCATGGTGTCGATCGATTTCGGCGTGCCCACCGCGGCGGATCCACCCGGCGTGCAGTACGCGTATCGGTTGGAACCGCACGACCAGGACTGGATCGAGACGGATGCCAGCCGGCGCACGGCGACGTACACCGCGCTGGCGCCCGGCCGGTACCGTTTCCTGGTGCGGGCGCGCAACGCGGGCGGCGCGTGGGGGCCGCAGCAGGCGGAACTGTCATTGCGCACCGAACCGCCGCCCTGGCTGAGCTGGCCCGCCAGGGCGGGGTACCTGACAATCGCGGCCGTCATTGCGTTGCTCTGGTGGCGCCGGCGCGCGGAGATTGCGCGTCGACGCGAGCAGGCGCAGGAATTCCTTCGCAAGAGTGAGGAGCGGCTCAAGCTGGCCCTGTGGGGCAGCGGCGGCGAACTGTGGGACGTGCATCTGCCGACCGGCGTCATGCACCGGGAAAACCGCCTGGAGGGCGTGGCAGCCAGCCACGAGGCCGATCACCAGACACTCGACTCCTACGCGCCCTTCGTCCATCCGGACGATTTGCCGCTGTTCCGCGACGCCCTGGTGCGTCATCTGAAGGGTGATGCAGACGCTTTCGTCGTGAGCTATCGCACCTACGATCGCGACCATCGCTGGGTTTGGGTGCTCACCCGTGGCCGCGTGGTCGAGCGGGATGCGGAGGGCCGTGCCGTCCGCATCGCGGGGACGACGCACGACATCTCGGCACTGAAGAATGCCGAGGAAGCACTGCGCCGGCTCAACGAAGAGCTGGAACTGCGTGTGGAACGCCGAACGGCAGACCTGCGCACGGCCAACGTCGAGCTGCGCAACGCGCTTGATCGCCTCACGCTCACCCAGCGCCAGCTGCTCGAAGCCGAGAAGCTGGCATCTCTGGGTAGTCTGGTGGCCGGTATCGCGCACGAAATCAATACACCGCTGGGGATTGGCGTCACGGCGGCTTCTCATCTGAGCGAAGAGGTCACACGCCTGTCGCGCGAGATCGCCGGCGGTACGCTCAAGCGCTCGGATCTGGACCGTTTCCATCACAGCGCGCTGGAGAGCGCCGAGCTGATCCTGCGCAACCTGCAGCGCGCGGATCGCCTGGTGAAGAGTTTCAAGCAGGTAGCGGTCGACCAGTCCAACGAGGATCGCCGCATCATCGGCCTTGGCGTGTGCATCAATGAAATTCTGACGACGCTGGGCCCGACGCTGAAGAAAACCCCCCACAAGGTGGTGGTGGATTGCCCGGTGGAAGTGGTGTGCGAAACCGCTCCCGGGGCCCTGTATCAGATCTTCACCAACCTCGTGATGAACTCGCTGCTGCATGGTTTTACCGTGGACAAGCCCGGTACGGTGCGGATCCACGTCAGACGCGAGGCCGACGAGATCGCCATCGACTACAGCGACGATGGCGTCGGCATGGACGAAACGACCTGTGCACGCATGTTCGATCCGTTTTTCACGACCCGGCGAGGGCAGGGCGGATCGGGGCTTGGCATGCACATCGTATACAACTTGGTCACGCAGGCGCTGGGCGGAACGATCCGGGTGACCAGTGCGCCGGGACGCGGCATCCTGGTGGCGATCCGCTTCCCGGGAGCGCGTCATGGTGGCTAG